The Comamonas sp. lk genome contains the following window.
TTGGCAATCTTGTTCGGGTTGGCCGTGTTGCCCAGAGCGTCACCTTTGAGTGTCTTGCCATCGGTGTCCAGCAGATCCTCGCCGGCCAGCAAAGGAGCGGTGTCCACGGGCATCCATTCGCTGTTGATGGCGCCGCCCGTCGTGTCCTTCTGACCGCCCTTGAGATTCAGCGCCATCACCACACCAGCCACCAATTGCTTGGGGACGGAGACGCCGTTGCCTGGTACGTTGGCTGCGTTGCCGGCGACCATGGAGCTTTGCACGTTCTGCAGTGCCGAGTAGGCGATCTTGTCCTTGGCGTTGACGGTCGTGCCTTCCATCTTGGTGAAGCCCAGGCTGGCACCCTTGAAGGCGGCATAGCGGTGGGTTTCGAGGAAGGCGGCAGCCTTGTCCATGCCGGAGTTGATCTTGATCCACTCGGTCTTGCCGTTGCTCACGATCTTGGTGTAGCTGGCGTCGCTGGGGTCGGTCTTGCTCACGGTCATGATGTCCGTGGGCTTGAGCGTGTTGGCGAGCGTCTCGATTTCGGCGCTGGTGGCCGATCCCAGCTTGATCCAGGTCAGCGCAGCGGCGCTCTTGGAGGCAGGGTCGATGGAGAAACCCGCGCCGACCTTGGCTGCGTACAGCGTGCCCGAGGACAGGTCTTTTTCCTTGTCGGCCACGAAGACAAAGTAGCCGCTGTTGGTAGCGTCATCACCCATGAGGGCGGTGCGCTGGTCGGGCATGACCTGCACCAGCTCATGGGAGATGCGACCCATGCAGAAATGCTTCTTGATCGTGGCGGTGCCGTCAACGTTCACGATCACTTCGGGCATATGGCCGTAGTGGTAGGGGTTGGCCTTGGTGGCGTCGCCATAGAGGTTCTGGCTGTAGGCCTGGAACATGGTGTTGCTGGCGATGCTGAAGGCATCGGGCTCGTACTCTTCCGAGGACAGATGCGTGCCCCAGGGCGAGAGGCTGGCGCCACAGGTGATCCACAGACCGTGCACCTTGGAGGTGTCGACATTGTGATATTTGACCAGGCTCAGCTTGCCAGTGCTCTGGTCTTGGTCCAGCGTCAGCACGGCGATGGGCGAGGGCAGCTTGCCGTACATATCGGTTTTGCCGTCCTGGGCCCAGGTGGTGTATTCAAACTGCACCACGGCGAACACGGGCTGGCCCTTGACGCCGTCCACCTTGGCATTGGGCACGGTGAGCAGCGAGGTGCCGTCAGGCGAATCGGAGAAGAAGTGACGCTCCTGGCCTGAGACGGTTCTGTCGATGATCTTGTTGTTGAAGATGTCGAAGTAGCCGCCAGACAGGATCTTGCCGCCCTTGCCGTCCGAGACTTCGTCGCCGGTCACGAAGAAGGGTTGGTAGCTCAGGTCATAGCTTTGCTCGCTCTTGTCGTCAAAAGTGACCTTCATCTGCGATGCCATGAACATGGTGGCCATGTCGGCAGGCTTGGCCAGCGTGGGGGCAGCCATGCTGGTGAACGTGGCCGAGACATAGTTCTTGGCGACGGGCACGGGAGCGACCGGCGCATCATCGCCACCGCCACAGGCTGCCAGCAGGCTGGAGGCCGAAAAGGCAGACGCAATGGGAAGCATGGGAGCGCCCGACAGGAATTGCAGGGCTTTGCGGCGGCTGAGCAGAGTTTGAGACATGAGGAATCTGTAGTGGGGTTGGATTGGCTTGACGGGCCGCAACGCCTCGCCAAGGCCCGATCGCCCTCGATGCTAGAAACTCCTCGTGTCACAGTTGTTGCAGTTGCGTGACGAAGCGGTGACAGCCGCCGCGCAGCATGGCGCACAAAAAAGCCCCGGCTGAAGGGCCGGGGCTTGATGTGGTGGCTGGCTTTCAGTGTGCCGCAGGCGGCAAACCGGGCGGGTTGGTCTGAGGCTGGGCATCGCCCGGCTCATCGGGCGGGCTGAAACAATCGCGGAAGGTGAAGACCAGAGAGGTGAAGAACATGGCGGCCAGCATCAGCGCCATGGTCACCATGATGGCGCCGGCGGCAGCGCCGATCACGCTGGCCAGAACCCCGGTGACCAGGGCCAGCAACGTGCCGCTGGCAATGAAGACGCCCACCCAGCAGATGCCGAATACCGCATAGGCCGCAATATTGCGCACGCAGGCGACAAAGCTGAAGAACAGGGATTTGATGGGCGAGATGTTGTGCCAGTGCACCAGCGCCGGCGCATGCCAGAACAGCAGCGACAAGGGCAGGTACAGACCCATGCTCAGCCACATGGCGGACTGAAATTCGGGCATTTCGGCGATCTCGCGGGACATGGGCGTCTGGCCCATGTA
Protein-coding sequences here:
- a CDS encoding alkaline phosphatase PhoX, which encodes MSQTLLSRRKALQFLSGAPMLPIASAFSASSLLAACGGGDDAPVAPVPVAKNYVSATFTSMAAPTLAKPADMATMFMASQMKVTFDDKSEQSYDLSYQPFFVTGDEVSDGKGGKILSGGYFDIFNNKIIDRTVSGQERHFFSDSPDGTSLLTVPNAKVDGVKGQPVFAVVQFEYTTWAQDGKTDMYGKLPSPIAVLTLDQDQSTGKLSLVKYHNVDTSKVHGLWITCGASLSPWGTHLSSEEYEPDAFSIASNTMFQAYSQNLYGDATKANPYHYGHMPEVIVNVDGTATIKKHFCMGRISHELVQVMPDQRTALMGDDATNSGYFVFVADKEKDLSSGTLYAAKVGAGFSIDPASKSAAALTWIKLGSATSAEIETLANTLKPTDIMTVSKTDPSDASYTKIVSNGKTEWIKINSGMDKAAAFLETHRYAAFKGASLGFTKMEGTTVNAKDKIAYSALQNVQSSMVAGNAANVPGNGVSVPKQLVAGVVMALNLKGGQKDTTGGAINSEWMPVDTAPLLAGEDLLDTDGKTLKGDALGNTANPNKIANPDNLKFSEKMRTLFIGEDSSQHVNNFMWAYNVDTKQLSRLLSVPAGGESTGLHAVDEINGWTYIMSNFQHAGDWGGIHASVKTQLDPLIKANYKDKFGSAVGYITASPAQMKLSAK
- a CDS encoding BPSS1780 family membrane protein, translating into MKLQIVPARTGWLWVQLGLRTFKSQPLALAALFFLSMASMSLVSVLPLIGPVIALALLPSVSLAMMVAASEAAHGRKPTPALLLVAFRNGSQRMHSMLVLGGLYAAGFLLVIGASTLIDDGTFASVYMGQTPMSREIAEMPEFQSAMWLSMGLYLPLSLLFWHAPALVHWHNISPIKSLFFSFVACVRNIAAYAVFGICWVGVFIASGTLLALVTGVLASVIGAAAGAIMVTMALMLAAMFFTSLVFTFRDCFSPPDEPGDAQPQTNPPGLPPAAH